The window TAAGGAGGCTTGGGAGGCTACGGCGGAGGTTTTCCGCCTCGTTGCGGGCCGGAACCAGGATGGAGGCCGTGGGCCTTGGGGGGGTGGGGGAGGGCCTTAGGCGGGGGAAGCGGAGGAGATTGTAGAGGAGGGCCAGCCAGCGCAAGAGGAGGAAGAGGAGGACGCCAAAGAAAAAGTCAAACTGCGAAAAGGGGCTCATAGCCGTTTAAGGGCCTCCACCCACGGGCGTACCCTTTCCTCCAGGCTTTGCCTACCCCTCAGGGCCTGTTGGAATCCTGGGGGGAGGGCGCGGGGATGGGTGTCCTGCAAAAGCCCATCCAGCTGCCGCAGGAGCTCTGCCAAGGCCCCCTCGAGCCCAGCCCCGGGAGGAAGGGGTTCCCCCACCAGGAGAAAGGCCTCGGGATGGGAGAAGCCCCGCACCACCACCCGGGCGGCCACGGGGAGGAGGGGCACCCCGGCCCTTTGCGCCAGCCATGAGGCCCCAGGCCGCAAGGGGGCCAAGGGCCCGGGGTAGCGCAGGGCGCCTTCGGGAAAAACCGCCACCCACTCCCCTCGGCCAAGCCGCCGCAAGGCCTCCCGCAGCTGGCCCGTTCCCAGGGCCCCGGCCAAGGAGAGGACGGGAAAGGCCTTCAGGTTCTCCTCGGCCACCAGGAGGCTTGTGGGCCTTCCCGCCAACCGCCCCAGGAGCCAGACCAGGTGGCCGTCGTAAAAGCTATGGTGGTTCATGGCCAGGACCAAGGGAGTCTTGGGAAGCTCTCCCCTCAGGTAGACCCCCCGCAGGTTCCCCTTGAGGCTACCCAGGAGCAGGCCCTCCACCACCCCCTTGAGGAGGCGGGCAAAGGGGCCATGGGGTTCCCCGGTCATCGCAGGCGCCTTAAGGCCTCGGGGTGCCAGGCCAGCAGAAGCCCTTGGACCACGGCCAGGTTGGTGAAGAGGAAGAAGACCATCTCCTCCAGGGGCAGGCCCCAGGCCTTTAGCCCTAGGATATAGGCCTCGGAAATCCACCATATCCCTTCCTGGGCGATGGCGAAGTGGTCCGCTCCCCAAAGGTAAAGGGTGGGTAAGGCCACCCCAAGCCCAGAGGGTTTCCACCAAGCCACCAGGAGATCCCCTGCAAAGGCCCACTGCAGGAGGAAGACGGGGGAGAAGTAGGCCAAGATGAGGCCCAGATAGAGAAACTTCCCTCCCAAGGCCAGGAGGAGCACCCCTAAGGCGGTCACCAGGAGCCAGATCCCTCCGCCCACCACCCGGGCAAGCCCCGGCCCCGCCGGGGGGGGTGCCCCGGCCAGCCTGAGGAGCAGGGCCCCGGTCAGGAGGGGCTGGAGGAGGAAGAAGAGGTATTCCTCGAGGGGAACGTAGCCGATGCGCAGGAGGACCCGCCCCTCGGGGTACCCCCATACCCCCTTCCACACCAGGTAGTTGTCCCAAGGGGTGGTGTAGGCCAGGGCGATGAGGGGCATGAGGAGGTAGGCCCAAAGCCTGGGCGGCCTGGGCCTGGCCCACAGGAGCAGGGCGAGGAGGGGAGGAAGGAGGAAGAACAGGTGGAACTGGAGGTAGGTCATGCCCCTTCCAAGGTAACCCAAAGCCCCCCTTTGGGCCTAAGGGTAACCCCGGCCTGCACCTGGGCCTTGGGGAGGGGAGGGAGCCGGAAGCGCCGGAAGAAGGCCCTAAGGGCCACGGTCCCCTCCAAGAGAGCGAAGTCCCGCCCCAAGCAAAGCCGCCTTCCCAGGCCAAAGGGGAAGTACCGCCCGCTGGGCCGGCCGCTGTCTTCCAGGAAACGCTCCGGCAAGAAGGCCTCGCCGTGGGGAAAATGGAGGCGGTGGGTCACGTAGGGGGAGAGCACCACCGTGCTCCCTTTGGGGAGGACATCCTCCCCGAGCCTTAAGGGGGTTTCTGCCTTTCGGGTGAGGATCCAGGCCGGCGGGTACAGGCGCAGGGCCTCCAGGAAAGCCGCCCGGGCGTGGGCCTCGCCGTGGGCCACCGCCTCCTGCCATTGGGGCCTATGGGAGAGGAGGTAGAGGCTCCAGGTGAGGGCGCTGGCCGTGGTTTCGTGCCCCGCCACCAGGAGGGTGATGGCCTCGGCCAAGGCCCTATCCCTGGGAAGCGCGGAAAGGGGGGGAAGGGAGATCAGCCCTTCGGCCTCCTTCAGGAGGGCCCCCCGCACCCTTTGGAAACGCCACTCCGCCCAGGGGTTGAGGCGGGTGAGGGGGTGCTGCATGCGCGCCATGATCCGTTCCAGGGCCGCGAGGGCCAGGGTGGCGATCCTTTCCGGCAAGGGCCTTCCCCAAAGGGCCCTACCCAGAAAGCGCAGGGAGAGGGCCAGCATCTCGTGGTCCAGTTCCCGTCGTTCCCCGGACCGCCAGGAGGCGAAGAAGGCTTCCGCCTCCTCCTCCTCGAGGGCCTCCCGGTAACCCGCCACGCTCCTAGGGAGGAAGGGCTCCTTGAGGAGCTTGCGCGCCTTTTGGTACTCCTCCCCCCAGTCCGTGAGGAGGCCCCTTCCCGTCAGGCGGGCGAGCTCTTGGTACTGAAAGGTGGCCTTGTTGTCGGTGGTGTGGAGCACGAGTTCCACCCCTTCCGGGTCAAACACCAGGAATAGGGGCATCCCCGGCAGGGGGAGGTGCAGGCGGGAATGGGCCCGTCCCCAACGGAGGAGGGTGTCCAGGGGGTCATCCCGGAGCCCCTTGAGGTGGGGGAGGGCCTGCCGGAGGCCCAGGGTGGGGGTCATGGGCGCCGGACCAAGGGGCAATACCCCGTTCGGGCCATGAGGAAGGCGAAGAGGGCAAGGCCCAGGAAAAGCCAGGTTTCCGGCCTGACCACAGCGAGGACCAAAAACAGCAGGGACATTCCGTAACGCAGGAGGCGGACGGTCTTCAAGGCCCTGTCGGGATCCCTAACCCTGAACATGGGAAGAGGCTAGCATGGCCCAAGGCCCAGGGGTGTAGGCCCTGCTACCCTTATTGGCCCGCCACCAGGGCCAGGTACCTCCTTCGGGCTTCCCCCAGGTCCACCACGGGGTTTTGTGGCTCGTAACTTGGGTACTCTGGGGCAAAGCGCCTCCGCCAGCTGCCGTCGGGGTCGTGGCGCTTTCCCTGCTCCACCAGGTTGAAAACCCGGAAGTAGGGGGCGGCGTCCACCCCCAGGCCTCCCGCCCACTGCCAGCCTTGGAGGTTTTGCGGGGTATCCCCGTCCAGGAGGAGTTCCTTGAAGGCCTTTTCCGCCCGCTTCCAGGGGAGAAGCAGGTACTTCACGGCAAACTGGGCCACGCACATCCGGGCCCGGTTGGACAGGAAGCCTGTGGCCCAAAGCTCCCGCATGGCGGCGTCCACCAGGGGCACCCCGGTCTTTCCCAGAAGCCAGGCCTGGAAGAGTTCCTCATCCTCCCGCCAGGGAAAGGCGGCGAACCGGGGGTCTAGGGGGGTTTCCCGCATGTGGGGGAAGTGGTAGAGGAGATGGTAGGAGAAGTCTCGCCACAGGAGCTCAGAAACCCACTTTTTTGCCCCTTCCCCGCCCCTTTTCAGGGCCTCCCAGGCGGCCTGGCGGGGGGATAGGACCCCTAGGGTGAAGTAGGGGGAGAGCCTCGAGCCCCCCTCCCCATCCAGCCGGTCCCGCCTCAGGTGGTATTCCCCAAGGCCCGCCCGCAGGAAGTGTTGGAGCCTTTTCCAGGCGGCCTCCTCCCCGGCCTCGGGGAGGGGGATGCTTGCCACCTCCTGGGGAACCTCGCCTTCCTCCGGGCCCTGGGGCAGGGAGTCGGGGGCCGGCAGGGGGGGTTCCACCCCCTGGAAGTGGCGGCTAAAGGGGGTGTAGACCCGGTAGGGCCTGGGGAGGTCGGGGGGGATCAGGTGGGGGGCGGGGAGGAGGTAGAGGGGAACAGGGAGGGCTTCACGCACCCGCCCGTCCCGGTGGCGGCCATAGGGGGTGTAGGACCTGAGGGCGTACACCCCCTTGGCCCGAAGGCGTTTCGCCGCCTCTGGTACCTTCTCCCAGGGGTAGCCCTCTAGGACCCAAAGGCTTCCTCCGCGCCTGCGGTAGGCTTCCCTCAGGGCGCGAACGTTCTCCAAAAACCAGGCCCGGCGCCGGGGCGTGGTCCTCAGGTTGTTGGGGTCCAGCACCACCAGGCCAACCACCGGTCCCTGGGACAGGGCCTCGAGGAGGGCGGGGTGGTCGGCAAGCCTGAGATCGGCGCGGTGCCAGACCACGTACATGGGCCCGAGGTTAGCCTCCCTGGGCCTAGGCTTCCGTAGCCGGTATCCCACTCCGGGAAAGCCTCAGGGCCTGCGGCAGAAGCCCAAGCCGCTCCCAGGGCTTCAGGTGGGCCCTCTGGCTCAGGTTGTCGTAACCGGAACGGCGCAGCTTGTCCAAGATGGCCTGGTACTGCAGGGCAGCCAAAGCCACCGCGGCCCTGCCCACCCGGAGGTGATGGAGCCCCTTTAACCCTTCCCGGTAGAGGTGGCGGGCCCGATCTTCCAGATAGGCCATCAAGTTCCGGTACTCCGGCGTGATCCGGCCTTGCTGCAGGTGGGCTTGGGATACCCCGAAGCCTTCCAGGAGTTCCGCGGGCAGGTAGATGCGATCCCGCCTAAGATCCTCCCCCACGTCCCGCAAGATGTTGGTGAGCTGCATGGCCTGGCCCAGGAGGATGGCTCTTTCCTCCGCCTCCCTTCCCCCTCCGGCGATGGGGACCATCATCCGGCCCACGGTGCCGGCCACCTGGTAGCAGTACCCCATAAGCTCCTCCTCTGTCTTGAGCCGCACCCGGCCCAGGTCCAGGGCAAAGCCCTCCCGCATGTGCCAAAAGGCCTCTTGGGGGATGGGCCACCGCTCCAAGGCCCAGGCCAGGGCCTTCTCCCACTCCGCCACCGGCTTTCCCCCATATGCCCTCTCCACCCCTTGCCACCAGGCCGCCAAGGCCTCCTCCCCCGCCCCAGGTCCGTCCACGGCCTCGTCACCAAGGCGGCAGGCGGCGTACACGGCCCAGGCTCCCTTCCTTTCCTCCCGAGGGAAAAGCAGGCTTCCCCAGTAGAAGGTGGCGGAGTGGAGGCGCAAAAGGGTTCTGATACTGGGCCAGTTGGGTTCCATACCCCTTCAGGCTGACCCTCGAGGCCAATAGAGACTTTTGTCCTGACCACAGTCACAACTAGGACACATACTTGACATAGCTTGTACATCCCTTTAGACTAAGGCCATGACCCGCCCTGGGGTGTACACCATCGCCGAGGTGGAGGCCATGACCGGCCTTTCCGCCGAGGTGCTGAGGCAATGGGAGAGGCGGTACGGTTTTCCCAAGCCGGAAAGGACCCCCGGCGGCCACCGCCTTTACCGGCCCGAGGATGTGGAGGCCCTCCTGGTGGTCCGCCGTTTCCTGGAGGAGGGAGCCACCCCTCAGGCGGCCATCCGCCGGTACCTGACCCAAGAGTCCCGGCCCGAAGGGCTTCCCCAGGAGCTTCTTGCCGCCCTTCTGGAGGCGGACCTCCCCCGGGCTGAGGCCCTCTTTCGCCGGGGGGTCAAGCTCTTGGGTCCGGAAGGGGCCCTAAGGGGGCTTCTGGTGCCCGTGCTCAAGGAGGTGGGGGAGGGCTGGCACCGGGGGGAGGTGAATGTGGCCCAGGAGCACCTGGCCACCCAGTTCCTCCGTTCCCGGCTTCATGAGCTTTTGGACCTGGCGGGGTATCCCCGGGGTGCCCCCATCCTGGTCACCACTCCCCCGGGGGAACGGCACGAGCTTGGGGCCATGCTGGCCGCCTACTACCTGAGGCGGCGGGGGTTTCCCGCCCTGTACCTGGGCCCCGACACCCCCCTTCCCGACCTGGAGAACCTCTCCCGGGAGCTTGGGGCGAGGGCGGTGGTGCTTTCCGCTTCCCTCTCGGAAACCCTAAAGGCCCTTCCCCAAGGGGCGCTGGGGCGCCTAGCCCCAAAGGTGTTCCTGGGGGGCCAAGGAGCGGATGAGGCGATGGCTAAAGGTTTGGGGGCCACGTACGTGCCGGACCTGGAGGCCTTGCTCCAGGCGTTGGAGGAGGAAGCATGAAGAGGCTTAACCGTAAAGAGGTGGTGTTCCTGGCGGGCGACCGGGCGGATACCCTGTACCGGCTTCGGGAGGGCTTGGTGCGCATCGTGGAGCTTCTCCCCGATGGCCGGACCCTTACCCTGCGCCACGTCCTTCCCGGGGATTTCTTTGGGGAGGAGGCCCTGGAGGGCAAGCGCTACCGCTACGCGGCCGAGACCATGACCGAGGCGGTGGTGGAGGGGTTGGACCCCAAGGGGATGGACCACGAGGCCCTGCACCAGGTGGCCCGCAACCTGGCCCGGCAGATGCGGCGGGTGCAGGCCTATGAGGCCCACCTGCAGTCGGGGGAGCTTCGGGCCAGGATCGCCCGTTACCTGCTCTTCCTGGCCGACACCCCCGCCTCCTTCCGGGATGAACAGGGCCTTTTCGTGACCGCTTCCCATGAGGAGATCGCCGACGCCACGGCCTCCACCCGGGAGTCGGTGTCCAAGATCCTTTCCGATATGCGGTACCAGGGCCTGATCGCCACCGCCTACCGCAGGGTTTATCTCCTGAACTTGAAGGCCCTGGAGCAGGAAGCCCAAGGGATCCTCGAGGCGGCCTAGATGCGGGTCTTGGTGGTGGGGGGAACCGGGTTCGTGGGCCAGCACCTGGTCCTCCGCCTCCTGGAGGGGGGCCACACTCCCCTGGTCCTCTCCCGTTCGGCCAGGAGCCTGCCCCAGGGCGCGGTCCATATCCCCGGGGACATCACCCGGGAGGTACCGGACCTGGAGGGGGTGGAGGCCGCCATCTACCTGGCGGGGATCATCCGGGAGAGGGGCCAGACCTTCCGGCAGGTTCATGTGGAGGGGGTGGAAAACCTCCTCCGGGGCCTTCGGCAAGCTGGGGTAACCCGCGTCCTCCACATGTCCGCCCTGGGGGCAAGAAGGGGGACGGGTAGCCGCTACTACGAGACCAAGGCGGAAGGGGAGGAACTGGTGCGGGATAGCGGCCTGAGCTACGCCATCTTCCGCCCCAGCCTCATCTTTGGCCCGGGGGATGAGTTTTTTGGCCAGGTGCTTAGGGGCCTCGTCTGCGGGCCCTGGCCCTTCCTGCCCCTGATTGGGGATGGAAGCTTCCCCTTTCGCCCCGTCTACGTGGGGGATGTGGCCGAGGCCTTTGCTGGGGCTTTGGAAAGGGGCCTCGAGGGCACCTTTGACCTGGTGGGGCCCAAGGAGTACACCTTCCGGGAACTTCTCCAGCTTTGCCAGGAGGTCTTGGGCCGATGGAAGCCCTTTCTCTCCATCCCCCTCTTCCTCATGGACTGGACCATTCCCTTCCTTTCCCTCCTCCCCTTCGCCCCCATCACCCGGGACCAGTACCTCATGCTCAAGGAGGGGAACACCGCTCCCTTTCCCGAAGCCCTAAAGGACCTCCTCCCGGCGCCAAGGACCCTGGAGGAGGTCCTACCCGCCTACCTCAGGTGCTAGGCAGGCCCCTTCCCGCCCGGCCCTCGTTTTCCAGGCGGCAGGCAGGCCTAAGCCGCACCCCGAGGGCTGTGCCCAGGAGGGCGAAGACTCCCCAGAGAGGGCCGTGGAGGCTGAAGGAGGCGGTGCCCCCCAGGTAGGCCCCGATGTTGCAACCCCCTGCTAGCCGGGCGCCGTAGCCCATGAGCACCCCTCCCAGGAAGACCCCCAGGTGGGTGGTCCAGGGGATGCGGCGCAGGTCCTGAAGCCTAAAGGCCCCGCCCAGGGTGGCCCCCAGGAAAGCTCCCAGGAAGACCCCGAGGTTGGTCACGCTGGTGGGGTCTTTGAGGATGCTCTGCCCCAGCTTTTCGGCGAAGGCCGGGTTGTTGAAGAGGGCCCAGTCCATCACAGGTATCCCCAGAAGTTGGGCCAGCTTTCCTCCCCAAAGGGCGAAGGCCGCCGTTACCCCCCAGGGGCGGCCCAATAGGAGGAGGATAAGCAGGCTCCCCAGGGCTAGCACCGCGGCACCCCCCACCAGGCTCCAGGGGCCGAAGAGGGGATGGGTGGCTTCCCCTTGCCAGAGGGGTACCAGCTGGCCCGTCCGCCTTTTCTCCAGCCCGGAAACCAGGAGGTAGAGGAGGGCCAGAAGGCCCATCCAGAGGAAAAGGCCCAGGTAGGGGGAGGAGAACCAGGTGAGGGCGCTACCTGGGTTCCAGGCGGGAAGGGCCTGCCAGTAGGGAAGGTGGTACACCCCCAGCAAAGAGCCTGCCATGAAGCCCAAAAGAACCAGAATCCCTCGGGTGTCCCCGCCTCCCGTGTGGTAAAGGGTACCGGAGGCGCATCCGTCCCCAAGCTGCATGCCGATGCCGAAAAGGAAGGCCCCCACGGCGAGTGCGATCCCGATGGGTACCACAAATCCCTGCACCGCCTGGCCAAAGGCCTCCCCCTGGGCTAGGAAGGGGAAGAAAAGCAGGCTGGCGAGGGCAAAGAGGAGGAAGTGGGCTCGCAACAAACGGCTTTCCCCCGTGAGGAGAAAGCGTCGGAACCCCGAGGCGAAGCCAAACTTGGCGTGGAATAGGGCTAGGCCAAGGAGGATCGCCACCCAGAAGGCCAGGACCAGCCTGGTACCGGAAGCCAGCCATATGGCGTAGGAGAGGCCTAGGGCTCCCAGGAGAAAAAGGCCCAGATAAAGGGGTTGGATGGGCTGCGGCCGGTTCATGCCTTCTATAGTACCCATGAGCCTGTAAAAGTCAAGGGTATATTCTTCCTGATAGGGTAACGGGCCTGGAAAAGGCTTCCAGGCCCGAAGGGTAGAGCCCCTTAGAAGATGAAATCCTCGAGGTACCAGCGCTCGGTCTTCTTGTGCTCCTCCTTGGGGTCCATCTTCCCGGCATAGGCCAGCATGACGAGGATCTTCTTGCCGGGCACCATCTCCACGTCGGTGGCTTCCCCAGTCTTCAGCTTGCGGCTGAACTCCACCACCCAGGTGTCGTTCTCGTACGTGGCCGCGGCGGCCAGGATGGAGTTTTTCCCTCCCTCCTTCTCGTCGACCACCGGGGCACCCGTGCGCTTAACCTGGTACATGTCCAAGGCCACCAGCTTGCCCGCATCCATGTAGAAGAGGTACTGGTCAGCTCCCTTCTTCTTGTCGCCCTTTTCCGGCAGGAAACCGATGCCAATCCAACCCTTGCTCTTGCCCTCGAGGGCCAGATACAGGGTGTCCCCCACGATGCTCCAGTAGAGGGTGATGCCGCTCTTTTCGTGCCTATAGGTCTTGGCGTACTCCCCGGGCGCAATCCTGCCGTCCACCTTGGGAGCCTGGGCCCCCGCCACGCCTAAGGCCAACACCAGAAGCCAGATCCATCGTCTCATCTTTCCATCACCTCCCTAGTCCCTTATGGTGATCCCCACCACGAAGGCCACCGCGCCCACGTGGGTATGGGCCAAAGCCGCAAGTACCGGCCGGCTTCCCTTGAAGGCCTCCAGAAAACCGGCCAGGCTCCAGAGGCTAACCTCCGCATCCTGGGCGTTCCAGACCAGGTGGTAATAAGCCCCAAGAATCCCGGTGAGCACGCTTACCAGCATCCAGAGCAGGAAGGGGTAGCGCACCCACTTGCCCCGATGGAAAAACATGAGAAGGGTCAGGGGGAATCCCACCAAGGACACAAAGAAGGGGATCTTGCTCTGCCAGGTTTCCGTCCAGTGGTCCAGGATCCAGTGCTCCATGCCATAGAAGACAAAGCCCACCATGGCGATGAGGAGGAAGATGGAGCGCAGAAACTCTAAGAGCCTTTCCTCCTCGGTTTTGGCTTTGATCAGGGCTTCTACCATGCCTGTCTCCTATCTGGCCCGGTAGATGGCCAAGAGCCCGGTCACGCCCATGTGGGTGAAGGCCATGGCGGCCAGCACCGGGCGGCTTCCCGCCATGGCCTCCATGGCGGCCTCAAACTCCCAAGCCACCTCCCCCTCAAAGTTCCAGAGCAGGTGGAAGTATGCGCCCAAGACCCCCGTGAACACCGAGGCCCACATGGTGAGGATATAGGCCCAGCGCAACCAGGGGGTCTTGCGGTCAAAGAGCACCCAAAGGGTGAGGATAAACCCCGGGATGGCCACGAAGAAGGGAATCTTGCTCTGCCAGGTTTCCGTCCAGTGTTCTAGCAGGAGTAGCTCCACCGGGTACATCACCCATCCCACCAGGCAGAGGAGAAGCATGACCAGGCGGATAAACTCCAAGGCCCACTGGGTTGGGGTTTGTGCGCTTCTAAAGGCGGGTATCACGGTTCACCTCCCTACCCCTGTCAAAAGCCTAGCATGGGTATCGCAGGAAGGTTGTCCCCCGGGGGTGCCCCCGGGGGACATCCTTAAACGGGGATCAGATTGACCCGGGTTTCGTAGAAGACCACGCTCCCTCCCACCACGTCGGTGAGGGCCATGTCCTTGAGGTAGGGGTCCAGGCGCATGGCGGCGTTGGCGTGCACGCCCTTGGCCCGCCTGGGGTCACCTTTGATCACCTGGCCGTTGATGACCATGTCGCTGGCCCCATAGGCCCAGTGGCCAAAGCCCAAGGGGAAGGCCACGCAGCCTGGCCTGAGGCCCTGCACCACCTTGACCTTGCCCACCATGGGTTTTTTGCCGAAAGGCCCAAGGTCCCACTCCCCCTTGGGGTTGGTGGCGGAAACCACCTTGACCAGCTGGCCGTCCCGTAGGCCAAGCCGTGCCGCATCCTGGGCGTTCACCAGGATTTCGTTTTCGGGTTTTATGGCCAAGAGCCAGTAGTTGCTGATGGTGCGGCTCTTGGTCTGGAGGATATCCCGATGGGTGAGGAGGGTGAGGCCATACCCAGGGTCCCTAAGGAGGTTCCCCAGAACGTCCCGGTAGGGGAGGAAGTAGGCGGGCAGGGGCCAGTACGGTTTTCCCGTCATGGGGTGGAGGGAGAGGGCCTGTTTTTCCAGGAAGAGGTTGACCTGTTTCCCGTAGCGGTTAGCCACCAGGTCGCCCGGGGCGTAGGCCTTGTGGAACTCCTGGAAGCGCCCGCCCCTGTTCAGGAGGTACACGGTGCGGCGGAAAAGGCCTGGGTCGCCGATGGCCTTTTGCCAGCGTTCCTCGTCAAATACCGAGGGGGGAAGGTGGCGGCGGGCCTTGCGGAAGACCTCGAGCTCCTCCTCACTGGCCTCGGGAAGGGCATCCGATCCATCTGCTCTCTCCCCAAAGGCCAGGTTGGCGGCCAGTTTCAGGTAGAAGTGGTCGGGGTGGGTGAAGGGCATGCCGTTGGCGAACCCCTTTTCCCCGAAGCCCGGCAGGCCCAGGTGTTCCGCCAAGGCCAGGAGGAAGCTCTCCAACGAGATGGGCATCCTCTCGCCAAAGACCTCCACCTCTTCGGGAATAGGGGCGATGGCGGGTTGGCGAACGGGCTGGACCTTCCAGATGATGGAGGGATGGCTGCCGTGGAACTCCCAGCGCTCCAGATAGGTGAGATCAGGGATGATGTAGTCGGCGAAGAGGTAGGTGTCCCCCACCACGATGTCAAAGGCCACGATGAGGGGGATCTTGTCGGGGTCCAGCATGGCCTGGATCTGTTCGCCTCCCCCAGGCAGGGCATAGGCGGGGGAGCCCATGTAGTGGAAGAGGATCTTCACGGGGTACGGGTAGCCCTGGGCAGCCGAGGGCAGGATCTCCTGGTAGACGTCGGAGGCATGGGGGTACCAGGGGCGCTTGGCGGGGAAGCCCTCAAAGAGGGTGGTGTCCTCGTACTTCACCTCGTGGCGGATGATGCTGATGCCAAATGGAGCCAGGGGTTTGGGGTGGAGCCTGCTCATGGGGAAAGGACCTCCCGCCTTGCCCCCGGTGATGTCGTAGGTGCTGGCCTGTACGGATCCACCCTGGTGGTCAAAGTTGCCCAAGAGGGCGTTCACCGTAAACCAAGCGAAGGCGTTGTAGAAGCCGTTGGTGTGTTGGCTGGCCCCGCGGTGGACGTCCACCACCGCCTTTTTGCCGTATTGGGCTAGTTTTTCCGCCAGAAAGCGGATGTCTTCCTCCTGCACCCCAGCGAAGGCTGCCCAGGTCCGCACCTGGTGCCGGAAGGCTTCTTCCCTGATGAGCTGGAGGGCGCTCTTTACCGGGATGCCCTGCAAGGTGGTGTTTACCCAGAGATCACCGAAGACCGGCTGCTTCTCGTCATTGGGGTTAAGGGCTACAGGGCGGCCCTCCTGGAGGACTACAGGGGCGTCCAGCTCCACCTCCTTGTCCCCTACCTGGGCCTTGGGTTTGGGAAGGCCCAGGTCGCTGGCCCGAAGAAGCCTTTCCGGCCTGCCGTCCTTGAGCTTGACCAGCCAGGTGGCGTTGGTCCAACTGGATTCGCCCATGGCCTTGGCGGCGGCCTTGTTGGCGGCAGAGAGGAATCGGCTATCCACCTTGCCCCATTCCATCAGAAGCCGTATCACCCCCATGGCGATGGCGGCGTCGTGGCCGGGCTTGGGGGCGATCCAGCGGCTGGCGCCCTTCACCGCCTTTTGCGCCCGGGGGTCCACGATGGCGTACTCCAGCTCCCCCTTGCTGGCCCTTTCCGTGATCCAACCTACCCGGAGGGGAGGACCGTAGTTCCCTTCAAAGACGTTGGCCCCCACGAACACCACGAAGCGGGCCTTGGACAGATCCGCCTGCCAGTAGAACTTGGCCCCGCCCGACCAGGAAAGCTTGCCGGAAGCGTCAAAGGTGGGTTGTTCGCTCATGGCCTTGCCGGTGAAGTACAAGGAGCCCTGGCAGACGGTGGTGTGGCCGTGGAGGTTTAGGGTGCCGAAGCTTTGCGAGAAGAACCAGCGGATGAAGTCCGAGCGGCCCGCCTTGAGCCTGCCCCAGGCGAAGACCACCTGGTTGTTCTTGGGGCCGAGGTCGGGGTGGTCGGGGTCGATGAGGGTGTGGAGATGTTCCTTGAAGTCCTCCTTGAACTTCTCCACCAGAGCCCTTTTCTTCTCCCGGTCCTTTTCCGCCCAGATGGCCCTCACCGCCTGGGCCATCCGGCGCATGACCTCGGGGTCCCTAAGGGCCCAGAGGTCTTTAAGCCCGGGGTAGACCCTTTCGTCCCCCAGGTGGGCAAAGAGCTTGCCCCCCTCGGCAATCTCCTTCACCGCCTGATGGAAGGGAATCTCTTCCCACTTGCCGCTTCCCCGGGGGCCAGCCCGCTTCAGCACCTTGCGGATACGGTAGGGGTCGTAGGCGGTTTGGATCCCCGCCTGGCCCTTGGGGCAGAGGGCGCCGTCCACCTTGGCCAGGGTATGGAGGTCGGTGGTGAGGGGCAGGTGGGGGCGGAAGGTCCAGGGGGAAAGGGGGTTGCCGTCGATCTTGCTGGCCACGCCCTCGTAGAGCTTCACCTTGATGGGGCAGCCGGTGTTGCACTGGAGGCAGCTGGAGTAGATCGTGTTCTCAG is drawn from Thermus neutrinimicus and contains these coding sequences:
- a CDS encoding complex I NDUFA9 subunit family protein, which gives rise to MRVLVVGGTGFVGQHLVLRLLEGGHTPLVLSRSARSLPQGAVHIPGDITREVPDLEGVEAAIYLAGIIRERGQTFRQVHVEGVENLLRGLRQAGVTRVLHMSALGARRGTGSRYYETKAEGEELVRDSGLSYAIFRPSLIFGPGDEFFGQVLRGLVCGPWPFLPLIGDGSFPFRPVYVGDVAEAFAGALERGLEGTFDLVGPKEYTFRELLQLCQEVLGRWKPFLSIPLFLMDWTIPFLSLLPFAPITRDQYLMLKEGNTAPFPEALKDLLPAPRTLEEVLPAYLRC
- a CDS encoding DOMON domain-containing protein — its product is MRRWIWLLVLALGVAGAQAPKVDGRIAPGEYAKTYRHEKSGITLYWSIVGDTLYLALEGKSKGWIGIGFLPEKGDKKKGADQYLFYMDAGKLVALDMYQVKRTGAPVVDEKEGGKNSILAAAATYENDTWVVEFSRKLKTGEATDVEMVPGKKILVMLAYAGKMDPKEEHKKTERWYLEDFIF
- a CDS encoding YeeE/YedE family protein; this translates as MNRPQPIQPLYLGLFLLGALGLSYAIWLASGTRLVLAFWVAILLGLALFHAKFGFASGFRRFLLTGESRLLRAHFLLFALASLLFFPFLAQGEAFGQAVQGFVVPIGIALAVGAFLFGIGMQLGDGCASGTLYHTGGGDTRGILVLLGFMAGSLLGVYHLPYWQALPAWNPGSALTWFSSPYLGLFLWMGLLALLYLLVSGLEKRRTGQLVPLWQGEATHPLFGPWSLVGGAAVLALGSLLILLLLGRPWGVTAAFALWGGKLAQLLGIPVMDWALFNNPAFAEKLGQSILKDPTSVTNLGVFLGAFLGATLGGAFRLQDLRRIPWTTHLGVFLGGVLMGYGARLAGGCNIGAYLGGTASFSLHGPLWGVFALLGTALGVRLRPACRLENEGRAGRGLPST
- a CDS encoding molybdopterin-dependent oxidoreductase — encoded protein: MEKISRRELLKLSSAGALLGPVGLALQEESAHGMEAYEIQLPENTIYSSCLQCNTGCPIKVKLYEGVASKIDGNPLSPWTFRPHLPLTTDLHTLAKVDGALCPKGQAGIQTAYDPYRIRKVLKRAGPRGSGKWEEIPFHQAVKEIAEGGKLFAHLGDERVYPGLKDLWALRDPEVMRRMAQAVRAIWAEKDREKKRALVEKFKEDFKEHLHTLIDPDHPDLGPKNNQVVFAWGRLKAGRSDFIRWFFSQSFGTLNLHGHTTVCQGSLYFTGKAMSEQPTFDASGKLSWSGGAKFYWQADLSKARFVVFVGANVFEGNYGPPLRVGWITERASKGELEYAIVDPRAQKAVKGASRWIAPKPGHDAAIAMGVIRLLMEWGKVDSRFLSAANKAAAKAMGESSWTNATWLVKLKDGRPERLLRASDLGLPKPKAQVGDKEVELDAPVVLQEGRPVALNPNDEKQPVFGDLWVNTTLQGIPVKSALQLIREEAFRHQVRTWAAFAGVQEEDIRFLAEKLAQYGKKAVVDVHRGASQHTNGFYNAFAWFTVNALLGNFDHQGGSVQASTYDITGGKAGGPFPMSRLHPKPLAPFGISIIRHEVKYEDTTLFEGFPAKRPWYPHASDVYQEILPSAAQGYPYPVKILFHYMGSPAYALPGGGEQIQAMLDPDKIPLIVAFDIVVGDTYLFADYIIPDLTYLERWEFHGSHPSIIWKVQPVRQPAIAPIPEEVEVFGERMPISLESFLLALAEHLGLPGFGEKGFANGMPFTHPDHFYLKLAANLAFGERADGSDALPEASEEELEVFRKARRHLPPSVFDEERWQKAIGDPGLFRRTVYLLNRGGRFQEFHKAYAPGDLVANRYGKQVNLFLEKQALSLHPMTGKPYWPLPAYFLPYRDVLGNLLRDPGYGLTLLTHRDILQTKSRTISNYWLLAIKPENEILVNAQDAARLGLRDGQLVKVVSATNPKGEWDLGPFGKKPMVGKVKVVQGLRPGCVAFPLGFGHWAYGASDMVINGQVIKGDPRRAKGVHANAAMRLDPYLKDMALTDVVGGSVVFYETRVNLIPV